A window from Enterocloster bolteae encodes these proteins:
- a CDS encoding MFS transporter — MEVKKQNKSMYHWVILVCCILTLMFAYSTRFGLAQLFTTQIIKETGFATSAYFLSTTIASIICVFTGPIAGKLLRGRYMRPTFVVCVIGTMGFYSCYGFCHELWQFYLVGALQGFFAMGACTIPVTVLITNWFEKNRGLMISIAMMGISLGGTFLSPFLSWTIGMFGWRRAYFILGAVSLCVLIPISAFIVRRSPEDVGLFPYGHGEESSGKHGKNKSVPANSWNATLSEARKTPILWMFAAGGFLIYFTSCIMGHMSYYLQTTGFAPSSIAAYISVYSIVALAGKLVLGHMFDRFGPKGGILFGCGTFFIFLICFIMVQGGPLMLYLSAVFYGFGTCTATVAIPIMTTSIFGSKNYSEIYGFISAFTMTGGAIGSSGIGLAYDITGSYKPALTILALLTVLTIVIMFICINLSQKRVEKPADKCVQMPA, encoded by the coding sequence ATGGAAGTGAAGAAACAAAACAAAAGTATGTACCATTGGGTAATCCTGGTCTGCTGTATCCTGACCCTGATGTTTGCCTACTCCACACGGTTTGGATTGGCCCAGCTGTTTACCACGCAAATCATTAAAGAGACCGGCTTTGCCACCAGCGCTTATTTCCTTTCAACCACAATTGCCAGTATCATCTGTGTATTTACCGGACCCATCGCCGGAAAACTGTTAAGAGGCAGATATATGCGTCCCACCTTCGTTGTCTGCGTCATCGGTACCATGGGCTTTTATTCCTGCTACGGTTTCTGCCACGAGCTCTGGCAGTTCTATCTGGTGGGCGCCCTTCAGGGATTCTTTGCAATGGGAGCCTGTACCATACCTGTGACCGTCCTGATCACAAACTGGTTTGAAAAGAACCGCGGACTCATGATCAGCATAGCCATGATGGGAATTAGCCTGGGCGGAACCTTTCTCAGTCCGTTTTTGTCCTGGACCATCGGAATGTTTGGCTGGCGCAGGGCCTATTTCATCCTGGGGGCTGTAAGCCTGTGCGTGCTGATACCCATTTCTGCCTTTATTGTCAGACGTTCCCCTGAAGATGTGGGGCTCTTCCCATATGGACATGGAGAAGAAAGTTCCGGTAAACATGGGAAAAACAAAAGCGTTCCGGCAAACAGCTGGAACGCCACACTGAGTGAAGCCAGGAAAACACCGATTCTGTGGATGTTTGCAGCCGGCGGATTCCTGATTTATTTTACATCCTGTATCATGGGACACATGAGCTACTACCTGCAGACCACTGGTTTTGCCCCTTCTTCCATCGCAGCCTATATCTCTGTCTATTCCATTGTGGCTCTCGCGGGAAAGCTGGTTCTGGGGCATATGTTTGACCGTTTCGGACCCAAGGGAGGCATTCTCTTTGGCTGCGGCACATTTTTTATCTTCCTCATCTGCTTCATTATGGTTCAGGGAGGTCCCCTCATGCTGTATCTGTCAGCTGTTTTCTATGGATTTGGCACCTGCACGGCTACTGTGGCCATTCCCATCATGACCACCAGTATTTTCGGTTCAAAAAACTACAGTGAGATTTATGGTTTTATCTCCGCCTTCACCATGACCGGCGGCGCCATCGGCAGTTCCGGCATCGGCCTGGCATACGATATCACCGGCTCCTATAAACCTGCTCTGACCATCCTTGCCCTGCTCACTGTCCTGACTATTGTAATCATGTTCATATGCATCAATCTCAGTCAGAAACGCGTTGAAAAGCCGGCAGATAAGTGTGTGCAGATGCCGGCATAG
- a CDS encoding transcriptional regulator, protein MTERKLSTLGYLMDRLGLSTAALARRLHVDASLVSKWRSGSRRLSAKSVYFDEVCRMLLEQNPMALTDALRSLVPLEEPKREEGERGKRGDGSLSEAEGIWGTEGISGTGGSSGTEELLYRVLNDRHFTVPKAFTIRAEALCTAEIAIYTSGEGRRQAISDLLEIAEAMETPGELFYVDSEQTGWLLEDTAYAREWVVRMVRLLDRGFVFKAALHFSVSVDKFVAFFQLCSPLIFHRNARWYYHQYYDENIYWFSFFILEHAMSIAGMSMSPEQTSATVYTDAYSILQHRNVVEMVLTSCRPMFSDLSMGLGAEAARMLREQGRAGETLFSYLPAPAFMSAGEQLFDDILRDNEITGAAASRLREINRQLRGLVENQLTGGQGEFIQILQLGEMEHRADTCFISTSLSLLGKRKVVVSPAHYARGLRELALRLEAFPAYRLFLAADADDIRIPAMNCWCRGTSWMVQMDCEGFRLCREPTLCGAAYTTLEQGWRRVPPGRKDPAAVRAVLEWLIERLEK, encoded by the coding sequence ATGACAGAACGAAAATTATCTACGCTGGGTTATCTGATGGACCGCCTGGGACTGTCCACAGCAGCCCTGGCCAGAAGGCTTCATGTGGACGCCAGCCTTGTGAGCAAATGGCGCAGCGGCAGCAGGCGGCTCAGCGCTAAGTCCGTATATTTTGATGAGGTATGCAGGATGCTGCTGGAGCAGAACCCCATGGCCCTGACGGATGCTCTCCGCTCTCTGGTTCCTCTGGAGGAACCAAAGAGGGAAGAAGGAGAGAGGGGAAAGAGGGGGGACGGCAGCCTGTCAGAGGCGGAGGGGATATGGGGGACAGAGGGTATATCAGGAACTGGCGGATCGTCGGGAACAGAAGAGCTGCTTTACCGCGTGCTGAATGACCGGCATTTTACGGTGCCAAAGGCATTTACCATTCGCGCTGAGGCACTCTGTACAGCGGAGATTGCCATATATACCAGCGGAGAGGGAAGGCGTCAGGCCATTTCCGATCTTTTGGAGATTGCAGAGGCCATGGAGACGCCGGGAGAGCTGTTTTATGTGGATTCGGAGCAGACTGGATGGCTGCTGGAGGATACTGCTTATGCCAGGGAATGGGTGGTACGGATGGTCCGGCTGCTGGACCGGGGATTTGTTTTTAAGGCGGCCCTGCATTTTTCTGTTTCGGTCGACAAGTTTGTGGCATTCTTTCAGCTGTGCAGTCCCCTTATATTCCACCGCAATGCCCGGTGGTATTATCACCAGTATTATGATGAGAACATTTACTGGTTTTCCTTTTTTATTCTGGAGCATGCCATGAGCATTGCAGGTATGTCCATGTCACCGGAACAGACCTCCGCCACGGTCTACACGGATGCGTATTCCATACTTCAGCACAGAAATGTGGTGGAGATGGTTCTCACCAGCTGCCGTCCCATGTTTTCAGACCTTTCCATGGGATTGGGTGCAGAGGCGGCCAGGATGCTGCGGGAACAGGGGCGAGCCGGTGAGACTCTGTTTTCCTATCTTCCGGCGCCGGCTTTCATGAGCGCCGGAGAACAGCTGTTTGATGATATTCTCAGGGATAATGAGATAACAGGTGCAGCAGCTTCCCGGTTAAGGGAAATCAACAGACAGCTGCGGGGCCTGGTGGAGAATCAGCTCACAGGCGGACAGGGAGAATTTATCCAGATTCTGCAGCTGGGAGAAATGGAACACAGGGCAGACACCTGTTTTATCAGCACCAGCCTGTCCCTTCTGGGGAAAAGAAAGGTGGTGGTTTCACCGGCCCATTATGCCAGAGGGCTCAGGGAACTGGCCCTGCGCCTGGAAGCGTTTCCGGCCTACCGTCTGTTTCTGGCCGCAGATGCTGACGACATCCGTATTCCTGCCATGAACTGTTGGTGCAGGGGAACGTCCTGGATGGTGCAGATGGACTGTGAGGGTTTTAGACTGTGCCGGGAACCCACACTCTGCGGCGCGGCCTATACCACTCTGGAACAGGGATGGCGCAGGGTACCGCCGGGACGAAAGGACCCGGCGGCTGTCAGGGCAGTGCTGGAATGGCTGATTGAAAGACTGGAGAAATAA
- a CDS encoding isochorismatase family protein encodes MAENKDYKYVDHYDFNEELLKQAFAEARRIYKERGFMRKMGFGKAPAITTVDMARAWMSEGHPFTCDHSEEVCANALKVLEAGRKSGVPIFHTTTGYIGKQQWDLPRWDEKIPMSALDINSEWLEIDPKLKPRPEEPVIHKKYASNFFGTHLAQTLNFLGVDTVIVMGATSCACVRHTVMDSTGYGFKTIVPEGTVGDRVPGVIEWNLFDMEAKFADVVPVEEVVKYLEGIDSNVYTKHERSLD; translated from the coding sequence ATGGCAGAGAATAAGGACTATAAATATGTAGACCACTATGATTTTAATGAGGAACTTCTTAAACAGGCTTTTGCCGAGGCCCGCAGGATTTACAAGGAGCGGGGCTTCATGCGCAAGATGGGCTTTGGAAAGGCTCCCGCCATTACCACCGTAGATATGGCCAGGGCCTGGATGAGTGAGGGACACCCGTTTACCTGCGACCACTCCGAGGAAGTCTGCGCCAATGCATTAAAGGTATTGGAAGCCGGCCGCAAATCGGGCGTTCCCATCTTCCACACCACCACCGGATACATAGGAAAACAGCAGTGGGATCTTCCCCGCTGGGATGAAAAGATACCTATGAGCGCCCTGGATATCAATTCCGAATGGCTGGAAATCGACCCCAAGCTGAAACCGCGCCCTGAGGAGCCGGTTATCCATAAAAAATATGCTTCCAACTTCTTCGGGACCCATCTGGCCCAGACCCTGAATTTCCTGGGTGTGGATACGGTGATTGTCATGGGCGCCACATCCTGTGCCTGCGTAAGGCATACGGTCATGGATTCCACCGGATACGGCTTTAAGACCATTGTTCCGGAGGGAACTGTGGGCGACCGTGTTCCGGGCGTTATTGAGTGGAACCTGTTTGACATGGAAGCCAAGTTTGCCGACGTGGTGCCGGTGGAGGAGGTCGTCAAATATCTGGAAGGAATTGATTCCAACGTCTATACCAAGCATGAGCGTTCACTGGATTAA
- the hydA gene encoding dihydropyrimidinase: MSLLIKNGTILTAASEFTGDIYIEGETIRQIGTNLSVNASRTIDASGKYVMPGGVDEHVHYGSFGGRLFETAEAAAAGGTTTIVDFAPQEKDVPLLDAIRRQAAKAEHTSSVDFAFHAVIMDPKESVFEEVRHLPEVGVATLKLFMAYKGTAFYCDDEAILSAMMNAKDAGVTMMVHAENADIITILTRYYLSQGKTAPVYHYYARPPIAEEEATGRAIALAKAADCPLFVVHVSIREAMEAIRNAHNDGWPIFGETCTHYLTLTTDCLDKPGFEGAKYICSPPLRPQEHVDALWQAVREGWLTAVGSDHCALDGGYEGAKKKGTNFSNIPNGCPGVQDRLALLWTYGVCTGKITRRKFVELFAANPAKVVGLPNKGDLRIGADADVVIFDPEWKGIITNKDSLHGIDYEPFEGFEIQGRPQQVFLRGRLVAENGRFVGERGMGRWQKCKPYGLCYDYYHK; encoded by the coding sequence ATGAGCCTTCTAATAAAAAATGGAACCATTTTGACCGCCGCCAGTGAATTTACAGGTGATATCTATATCGAGGGTGAGACCATCCGCCAGATTGGAACGAATCTGAGCGTAAACGCCAGCCGGACCATTGACGCTTCCGGGAAATACGTAATGCCGGGAGGAGTGGATGAACATGTCCACTACGGTTCCTTTGGCGGACGCCTCTTCGAGACAGCGGAAGCGGCAGCAGCAGGCGGCACCACCACCATTGTGGACTTTGCCCCCCAGGAAAAGGACGTACCGCTTCTGGACGCCATACGGCGGCAGGCAGCCAAGGCAGAACACACTTCCTCTGTGGACTTTGCATTCCATGCAGTCATCATGGACCCAAAGGAATCTGTATTTGAGGAAGTCAGGCATCTGCCGGAGGTGGGCGTGGCCACACTGAAACTTTTTATGGCATACAAGGGCACTGCATTTTACTGTGATGATGAAGCCATACTTAGCGCCATGATGAATGCAAAGGACGCAGGCGTTACCATGATGGTCCACGCTGAGAACGCGGACATCATAACCATTCTGACCCGTTATTACCTCAGCCAGGGCAAGACTGCCCCGGTTTACCACTACTATGCCCGTCCTCCTATTGCAGAGGAGGAAGCCACAGGCAGGGCCATTGCCCTGGCAAAGGCAGCGGACTGCCCCCTTTTCGTGGTTCATGTCAGCATACGGGAAGCCATGGAGGCCATCAGGAATGCTCACAATGACGGCTGGCCCATTTTCGGGGAAACCTGTACCCATTATCTGACTCTGACCACAGACTGCCTGGATAAACCGGGCTTTGAGGGAGCCAAATACATATGTTCCCCGCCGCTGCGTCCCCAAGAGCATGTGGACGCCCTCTGGCAGGCCGTGCGCGAGGGCTGGCTGACCGCAGTTGGTTCTGACCACTGCGCCCTGGACGGAGGATATGAGGGAGCAAAGAAAAAAGGCACCAACTTTTCCAATATCCCCAACGGCTGTCCCGGAGTACAGGATCGGCTGGCCCTGCTGTGGACCTACGGTGTATGCACCGGAAAAATCACCCGCCGGAAATTCGTGGAGCTTTTTGCCGCCAATCCTGCCAAGGTGGTGGGACTGCCCAACAAGGGAGATCTGCGCATTGGCGCTGACGCTGATGTGGTAATCTTCGACCCTGAATGGAAGGGAATCATCACCAACAAAGACAGCCTTCACGGTATTGACTATGAACCATTTGAAGGATTTGAAATCCAGGGACGGCCCCAACAGGTCTTTCTGCGCGGCCGGCTGGTGGCCGAAAACGGCAGGTTCGTAGGCGAACGCGGCATGGGGCGCTGGCAGAAATGCAAGCCCTATGGTCTGTGTTATGACTATTATCACAAATAA
- a CDS encoding DUF3795 domain-containing protein, giving the protein MKGFKRENRLLSLCGLNCGLCTMYLGKYCPGCGGGEGNQPCAMARCSLQHPGVEYCWQCRSFPCDIYEGIDEYDSFITHRNRFKDMKRAEEIGVERYNEEQMEKSRHLEMLLENYNDGRKKTFYCQAVNLLTLQDIRDVMKVLAAEAGDGLSLKEKAKRAETLFLERAGEQGIELKLRRKPKK; this is encoded by the coding sequence ATGAAAGGGTTTAAACGTGAGAACAGGCTGCTGTCCCTGTGCGGGCTTAATTGCGGACTCTGCACCATGTATCTGGGCAAATACTGTCCTGGCTGCGGGGGCGGGGAGGGCAACCAGCCATGCGCAATGGCAAGGTGCAGCTTACAGCACCCGGGGGTTGAGTATTGCTGGCAGTGCCGTTCGTTTCCCTGTGACATATATGAGGGAATTGATGAATATGATTCCTTCATCACACACAGGAACCGGTTCAAAGACATGAAACGGGCAGAGGAAATAGGAGTGGAGCGTTATAATGAGGAGCAGATGGAAAAGTCCCGGCACCTGGAGATGCTGTTGGAGAATTATAATGATGGGCGAAAGAAAACATTTTACTGCCAGGCGGTCAATCTGCTAACGCTGCAGGATATAAGGGACGTAATGAAGGTTCTGGCAGCAGAAGCCGGGGACGGGCTATCCCTAAAGGAAAAGGCCAAACGGGCGGAAACACTTTTTCTGGAAAGGGCAGGGGAGCAGGGGATTGAACTAAAGCTGCGGAGAAAACCGAAGAAGTGA